The following DNA comes from Triticum aestivum cultivar Chinese Spring chromosome 3D, IWGSC CS RefSeq v2.1, whole genome shotgun sequence.
TCCATGGCCAGGAAGGGGAGGCATCAGCTCTGCTTCACTGCACCATCGGCTCTGCTTCACTCCATCGGCTTTGGTTGCCAGTCTTTGATAGCTCGATCCCCTTTCTTACCGAAACCCTAAACGGAAGGACGGCGAggcgctgccgccgccggacagGATGGAAGGCGAGGCGCGGCGGCCGCCGGCGTGCGTATCCAAGGTGCTCGACGACGACAACCTCCTGACGGAGATCATCGTCCGCGTCGGCTTCCCCACCAGCCTCGTCCGCGCCGCCTGCGTCTGCAGGCGCTGGCTCAGCCACGCCTCCGACCGCGCATTCCTCCGCCGTTTCCGCGAGCTGCACCCGCCCACACTCCTCGGCTTCTACATCGTAGAGTGGGGGGAATCCGGCCGCCGCACGCTTCTTCCCAATACTGCCTCAGCCCCCAGAGCTCGCTGCCGTCGTCCGCCGCGCAAACTTCAGCGAGGGGCTACCCTTCTCCAGAAAAGAAGGGGATACCATGGTGGGCTGCTCGAACGGCAGTGTCTTCACCCGCCGCCTAAACTTCACCAGCTGCGGAAACTTCGACCTGGACACCTACGAGCTCGTATTTGCAGTGCACAGCCCGCTGTGCTATGAGGGAGGTATGGCCTTCCTCCCAGGATTACATCTCAGAATGCCCTCTTTGTACAGTTGGGCACAACTCTTCTCCAAAGAAGAAGGGGACGGGTCGTCCTACTTTTACGTCATGGTGGAGGCCCTGGATACCATGGAACCTACGTTAAATGTGTATATGTTACAAAATGGTGGTAATGCCTGGCACAAACATCTCACCTTGGTGTCGGACCTCCTCTGGCGTCCATCTAGTCCCAAAGGCGTGCTCATTGACAACAAAATCTATGTCGCGACCTACAATGCAATTGTTGTCCTGGATTTGACGTCCTCAATCTTATCGACAATTCAGCTCCCACACGGGGTGGGTTTTGGCCTAGGCGCCACCGTGTTGTCACGGGCCGATGATGGTTCTGTTTTATATCTCATCCATATCAAGGAGCTTCAACTTCACATCTGGCTCCACAATGGGGACAACTGGCTGCTGGTGGACACCATTTGCTTGAGTGAAATGTGTGCTAATTTTCCTGAGGATGAGCTTACTACTTGTATCCGGATAAACCATGTGGGGGACTATAATGAGTATGTATTCTTGGAGATGGATCAATATGCACTCTACTTGGATGTCAAGTGCAGGACGCTGCGTAAAGTGTGCGAGATGATAGCAGATGAGTATCATTTGGGTGATATCTATCCTTTTATGATGAGCTGGCCTCCCATTTTCCCTACTCTCAGTCCTGCAAGGTTTGCCTTTTTCCCTTTTAGTGATCTGTATAGTCTACTAGTAGAGTTTACATAGTTTTGCAATGTGCATCATGCATCTCATTGTTTAGTATAGCTGTGTACTTGTGTTACCTATGTGATTGATTCTTTAGATCAAACAATACTAGTCAGCCACATTATAGTATTCTTGTCGTAGGGTAATTTAAATCACTTCTGTATTGTTTCCTTAGGCCTTTTTAGCAATACTAGTTACGCGACATTAGTGAATGCTTGATTAAGATGACTTGAAATCACCTCTGTATTGATTTACTAGGACATTTAACAATGCTAGAGGCGGCATTAGTGAATGATTGATGTAAGATGATTTGTAATCGCTTGTATACCGAGGAATATTGCAAGGTGTCTACTTGTGGTCATAGTAGGTACCCTTGCGTGTGGTTGTCGGTGTGTAATGGGTTCGTTGCAAATGATGTTGTGGATAGGTAAGAGAAAAAGAAAAGTACGAGTTATGGATGGATGCAGGTTTGTTTCTTAGTCGCTATAAGATTACAGAAATCTTCCTTTAGATATGCTACCATGGTGGACCTCTAATGGACTTTTATGTACCTGATGCTACTCGGATGGCTAAATACATCTGAATCCAACTATCACCCATATATTGTCACTCTTAATAGGTTTCAGCGAAGCTAGTAATATTTCAATGGGCTCAGTATTAGTTGCAAAACTACACATGATATGTGATGGTTGTTGTCGTTTGCTAGATGTATACTGGAGTATCAGACTATGGCAGACTACTATGGAATAATTGATTCTGTTGAAGCTTGTGCTGCCACCAGTAGCCATGCTTCCTGAACTTGGTCTTCCCTTTACTGAACTATCAGTGCAGAATTGCAAATTGGACCTACGAAAGTATAAAACATCATGTATAAGAGGATTTGGAGCTGAAAGATGCCTAGCCTTGTTAAATTGTTATCATGTTGACCACCTATGTTTTCTTGCACAGAAATAGTCAGGAACCCATCAAGCCTGGAATTTTAGCTTCATATTTCTTAAATATAATCATGGTGTAATTTTCTACAACCTACTTCTCAACTGTGAACCACAAACTATGTATGGGATTGCTAATACTTGTTTCTTTTTCGAATGTTGCCTAGTGGATTGTATCTTCTTTTTCTCAGACACAAGTGGTAGATTTTACGCCGGTTCTCTCTAGATTCTTCATTAATTGTGATTCAGATACATCGCAGTGAAAATTTCCTTTTATATGACATTCTAGTCCAAGGCATTTAAACCGTGCTGCTGTAACTTTTGGAAATAAAAACTAAATTGCTTGACCAAATTCACCGCTTTAATTTTCTAAGCGCACTAAACATTTTACTATCGTCGGACTAGCCACTCATCTTGTTGGCCCATCTTATAATTTTGATGCTTGAAGTTAAAGTGGCAAACCGAATACATCCTGATGCCTAATTTCCTCTATCTGGTTCCTTGCTCTGTTTTCTCCGAAACAGGGATGCCACTTGAAGAACGAGGATATGAGGAAAGCTTTTGGATGAGTTGTGGAAAGGGTGCCACCAACCAAGAGCACAGAGCTGCATTTCTGCGGTAGCAGTTCTAACCGTGTTCATTTTAACTAGCAGTGGATTGATTAGGATGGTATGTAACTTGAGCAGCTACTCTTGTCATGTGGCATCAGTTGGTTAGTAACTTAGTATGCATCAGTAGTGTTAGTGTGTAACTCTCTCGCCTGGTTTGTTTGTGTTGTTGTCCACTCCAGCTCGCTACTTGTGAAAACTGTCTTATTTTGTATGTTGAGTAGCTATATTATCTGATCTAGTACTTCTGTTGCAGTCTTGCGTGCTTCCACTGCTTGCATTTGGACAAGCGCCTTATTGCTCGCCATTGCAGAATCGGTTTCAGTTAGAGATGTGTAGCTAGCTCTGATGTAACAGTGAAAGAAAGTTCCGTTGAAGCCACTAATCTACATGGCACATGTGCTGGTTCACTAAGgcttgtacaatgggagatgcttagagagatgcttagaaaaataaaccgggttttctgaagcaccggtgcctatttctacaggagagacgcttagttaagcgtctattcTGTACAAATAAGTACTGGTGCTTAaggaaagcctggtttatttctctaagcaccttccctaagcacctcccattgtacaaggcctaagaaaTAACTACTTTGTTGTACTTGTAGAGGGATGAACCCACAGCACTAGCCAGTAGGGTCAAGGTGAATTCATTAGGTAAGTGTGGCAATTTTGCAGAAGTCTCGAAACACAAATCATAGAGACGTGACCTATAATCTGAGCCAGAAGATCTAGGCCCACGGGCCCATGTGATCCGTGAACAGGCTGACACTATTCACACGACCAAAAAGTTGTTCTTTGGTGCCCGATGCCCATATAGTCCATGTCGGTGGCTCGCCGGTGCTCATCCACGCAGCTGACCGCCGACGGTCCTTGCTGTTGTGCCGACATTGTTGTAGAGCTGGTCGAGCATCAGCCCACTATCGTCGAACCTAACTAGCTGAGGCACGTCCAGCGACATCCCGTTGTACGGGCCATACGATCTCATCGGTCTGAATGGCCGGCGGATGGGAAATCGGTCTAGCCCAACCATCATGGATGCAAGGCCCGCAAGACGCACCCATTGATGATATAGAACATGAGAAGCGTTGTACTCAACGATCGACATTGATGCTATGGACGATGCATGATAAGAGACTGAAGTATGAAGTGGTGAAGAAGGTGGCGGCCCATCCATGAAAAGATAGAGATGGTTCGGAAGCTCGTGGACCCTAAGAACTACGAAGAAGACAAAGGGGTTGGCTTATTAGTGGCTGGCAGCGAGTTCACTATCGATTTTAAGAGCTCTCGCGACTTTGGCAACATAGATGAGTAAAGACCTCCACATATTGGGCTATGGTATCAAAGGAACAATCATCTTTGACGAAGTCACAGAAACCCATGAAGATTAAGGCAGGGTTGAACACATAACACTGATCCACATCTTTTTAGTATTTTAATAGTGAATTTGACCATCCGGGCCTACATACAAGGGTGACATGGCATACCTAGGTGGACAATATACTTAGGTGGAAAAGGGTCCCACCTATCAGCCACACATATTCTTtccatctcttcttcctcctcatctcctTTTCTCCACGGTGCTCTATGCCAGCCAAAGAAcgagtcatcggctgcttgatgtCCCAGTCCAACCTACACTAGCTAGTACCGACACCGGTGCCCACTATCCTCCAGAGCTGTGCATGGCCCTTGAGCCAACGGATGACGAGGGTCCCACGGGGTGCAGTGGTGCACCCGGACAGAGTTGAGGAAGGTGAGGGGATCGTGTAAAATTGATGGCTTATGATATCCATGAGTTGACTGGCGCAATAAACTGTCATCGAGGATAACTTGAGCACGGTTAGCAACGACAAACAAAGGCAACCGGTGGCGGAAGTCGACACATACGACTCGACAAGGACCTAGGGATGCAATTGTTGAGTGGGGTAGCTCCAGGGTATCTAGGGGATGTTCTGGGACGAGGAAATTGAGTGGGGTTTCATCGGACATGACGGATTACACAGAATGGGCACAACGACCATCATCGCTGGAGTTTAAACAATggcaagttgaaaaagtttgaagttGTAGTTTAATGATTGCTCACCTCCAAAACAAAACGCATGTATGCAATGTTACTGAAAGCTTTGCATTAGTGGATTTATTACATTGTATCAATCAAATGTAGTGTTCCAAATTAGATTTCCTTCTTTCCGGCAAAAAGCAAAAGATTTCCTTCCGGACTCAATGATTCGGGGCTAGTGTCTCCGAAGGATGTCACGAGAGAAACATGACAAACTATCGGCAGAAAATCTGCAGTGCACCAAAATTAGGAAAATGAAGTAAAAAGATAGCAGGTAGAGATCCACACACAGATACACATTACACTTGTTGAAAAAACTTGATCTTTCTCTTTGTGTTCTTTTACCACTACTAGCAAGTATCAACCGTCAAGCAAACATACCTgcccgtttaatgtaaacatgaaCAGTTGATTCAAGCGTTTAATGTAAACATGAACAGTTGA
Coding sequences within:
- the LOC123075418 gene encoding uncharacterized protein codes for the protein MVGCSNGSVFTRRLNFTSCGNFDLDTYELVFAVHSPLCYEGGMAFLPGLHLRMPSLYSWAQLFSKEEGDGSSYFYVMVEALDTMEPTLNVYMLQNGGNAWHKHLTLVSDLLWRPSSPKGVLIDNKIYVATYNAIVVLDLTSSILSTIQLPHGVGFGLGATVLSRADDGSVLYLIHIKELQLHIWLHNGDNWLLVDTICLSEMCANFPEDELTTCIRINHVGDYNEYVFLEMDQYALYLDVKCRTLRKVCEMIADEYHLGDIYPFMMSWPPIFPTLSPARDAT